The following are encoded together in the Trichocoleus sp. FACHB-46 genome:
- a CDS encoding AAA-like domain-containing protein, whose product MVASEHPVQLPIAQASKLANMGLVRFQGNEVVPLCNLYRNYFQDVLGGSR is encoded by the coding sequence GTGGTTGCGTCTGAGCATCCAGTGCAGCTACCGATCGCCCAGGCTTCTAAGTTAGCGAACATGGGCTTGGTACGATTTCAGGGGAATGAGGTAGTACCGCTATGCAACCTATACCGCAACTATTTCCAGGATGTGTTGGGGGGTAGTCGATGA